The proteins below are encoded in one region of Juglans microcarpa x Juglans regia isolate MS1-56 chromosome 4D, Jm3101_v1.0, whole genome shotgun sequence:
- the LOC121260803 gene encoding chaperone protein dnaJ 11, chloroplastic-like translates to MLSASSSLSSSSHFFGPKVSVIDCQRSFPKSLKFRASRISASCTATAERTGSHVTSSASLYEVLGIHMGASCQEIKAAYRRLARVVHPDVSSNGQRGGQTSAGEFIKVHEAYTTLSDPERRADYDRVLYGRRRRTASYSTVMATRAATMDSQFSGYSRRRWETDQCW, encoded by the coding sequence ATGTTATCCGCATCCTCATCCTTAAGCTCCTCCTCCCATTTCTTCGGTCCAAAAGTCTCCGTAATAGACTGCCAACGTTCGTTCCCAAAATCCCTCAAGTTCCGTGCCTCTCGTATCTCCGCCTCTTGCACCGCAACCGCCGAGAGGACCGGGTCCCACGTCACCTCTTCGGCGTCACTTTACGAGGTCCTCGGGATTCACATGGGTGCCTCCTGTCAGGAGATCAAAGCAGCTTACAGAAGATTAGCGAGAGTGGTACACCCCGACGTTTCAAGTAACGGTCAAAGAGGTGGTCAGACTTCTGCGGGCGAGTTCATCAAGGTCCATGAAGCGTATACGACGCTGTCGGATCCGGAGAGACGCGCCGATTACGATCGCGTGCTTTACGGCCGTCGGCGGCGGACGGCGAGTTATTCTACGGTAATGGCAACGCGTGCGGCTACGATGGATTCCCAATTTTCTGGATATTCACGACGGAGATGGGAGACCGATCAATGCTGGTAG